The following coding sequences are from one Gadus macrocephalus chromosome 3, ASM3116895v1 window:
- the cdk2ap2 gene encoding cyclin-dependent kinase 2-associated protein 2, translating into MATQEQGHLPRPLFTQTQSKPACSHSSSLRSKNSHLRKLSGAHRPTVKLYKHRVEGADGSGASYGELRSDLAMSYKPIAPAPSGSNHTPPGSSVPSPSLPSSSNFRPAFSDFGPPSMGFVQPVKVSQGSTYSELLSVIEEMSREIRPTYAGSKSAMERLKRGIIHARALVRECLAETERSART; encoded by the exons ATGGCGACGCAGGAACAGGGTCACCTTCCACGCCCCCTGTTCACGCAGACTCAGTCAAAGCCTGCTTGTAGCCATTCTTCCTCCCTGAGATCAAAAAACTCTCACCTTAGAAAG CTCTCTGGAGCTCACCGCCCCACAGTAAAGCTGTATAAACACCGGGTTGAGGGTGCGGACGGAAGCGGAGCGTCGTACGGGGAGTTGCGGAGTGACCTCGCCATGAGTTACAAACCCATCGCTCCCGCGCCGTCCGGATCCAACCACACGCCTCCTG GTTCCAGCGTGCCCTCTCCGTCGTTGCCATCCTCGTCTAACTTTAGGCCAGCATTCAGCGACTTCGGCCCCCCATCTATGGGCTTTGTCCAG CCAGTCAAGGTTTCCCAGGGCTCCACCTACAGCGAGCTGCTCTCTGTCATCGAGGAGATGAGCCGGGAGATTCGCCCCACCTACGCAGGAAGCAAGAGTGCCATGGAGAGACTAAAGAGGG GCATCATCCATGCCCGGGCCCTCGTCAGGGAGTGTCTGGCAGAGACCGAGCGGAGCGCACGCACATAA